Genomic window (Megamonas funiformis):
CCATGGATTTTATAGCTTCTAAAAAATAAGCATAAGCTTCTCGATCAAAGCGGAGATTTAACTCACGAAGGTGAGAATTGAGCCAGTCATTGATATTCCAATAAGCTATAGCTTCACATTCTACTATAGTGCCAAATTTTTCAATAGTTTTAATGAGTTTTCTGCGCTTATCAATTTTGCCTAAGTTATATTGTAAAATCAATATACTATAATCGGGCATATTGGCGATATAATCTAAAAATAATTGTTCATCTTCTTTATCTTTAGCGGATAACTTGTCTTGAAATATCTTCAAATCTTTGGCGATGATGATATTATGTTCACTGAAAAAAGGAGAACTATCTAATGCTTGTAAAATAGCTTTTGTATCAGCTGTACTATCAAAATATTGAACAGCTTCTTCGTCGTTTTGTGGATTTAATAAAGTTAGTAATTTTTTGAGATAATTTTCAGCTAAATATAATTCTTCACCAGTGATTAAATAGACTGATTTTAATTGTTTAGCTTGTAATTGTTTTATTGCATCATTATATTTCATGGGAAATCCTTTGCTTAAAATATATTAATTTAAAAATGTTTTGAGGGAATAATTATAGCCATCAGTATAAATTACTATAGCTCCTTTTTCATCTGTGCGGAGAATTTTTGTAGGCAGGTTATTTAACCTATCGAGAACTTCTTTGCTAGGGTGACCAAAGCTATTATATTTGCCCACAGAGATGATAGCTAATTGAGGTCGTACATGTTCTAAAAATTCTTGTGAAGAAGATGTTTTAGAGCCATGATGAGCAACTTTTAAAATTG
Coding sequences:
- the holA gene encoding DNA polymerase III subunit delta yields the protein MKYNDAIKQLQAKQLKSVYLITGEELYLAENYLKKLLTLLNPQNDEEAVQYFDSTADTKAILQALDSSPFFSEHNIIIAKDLKIFQDKLSAKDKEDEQLFLDYIANMPDYSILILQYNLGKIDKRRKLIKTIEKFGTIVECEAIAYWNINDWLNSHLRELNLRFDREAYAYFLEAIKSMEKISLGFLDQELQKLTLYPQKTLINRQFLENNFSSIPEISTFRLWEALGNKDIATALELFTIQQQAGIHPLRLLKFLARQIDQLWHVKIYLSEGQSTKQIASILKLHPFITEKIIKQAQNFSLDKIQQMIIDIADADYKLKTGSNESALIENLLIKFCL